A segment of the Bacillus licheniformis DSM 13 = ATCC 14580 genome:
CTACACCCGCAAGACTTCCTTTTTTAAGGAAATTTGCAACGTTTTCGGCTTGTCTTCTCCAGACAACACAGTTGATGAAATCAGCTTCACGTTCACCCTGCTGATTCGTAAACGTACGATTGACAGCAAGCGTAAAGGTGGCAACAGCTGCACCGCTAGGAGTATAACGAAGCTCTGGGTCCTTTGTCAGTCTGCCGACTAAAACAACTCGGTTAAGCATATTGAGAGACCATCCTTTTGCTTTAGAGTATATAATTCAATTCTGTTTATTCTTCTTCTTTAACCACGATGTGGCGAATGATGTCGTCACTGATTTTAGCTAAACGGTCAAATTCTTGAACTGCTTCAGCTCCAGCTTGAACGTTTAAGATTTGGTAGAATCCGTCGCGGAAATCGTTGATTTCGTATGCAAGACGGCGTTTTCCCCAATCTTTTGTTTCAGTGATCTCCGCACCGTTAGTTGTTAAAATGTTGTTAAAACGCTCAACAACAGCCTTTTTAGACTCTTCATCAACGTCTGGGCGGATGATGTACATGATTTCGTACTTTCTCATTTGTATTTGCACCTCCTTTTGGACTAAGCGGCCCATTATATTGGGCAAGGAGCAATAATCCTATTACTCACAATTTTATATTATATCAAAGCTCTTGTCCTATTTCAACTGCGTTATACATTGAAACGGAAATGAATGACATCGCCGTCTTTAACAATGTATTCTTTCCCTTCAAGGCGGACTTTTCCGGCCTCTTTTGCTGCGGTCATGCTTCCCGCTTCAAGCAGATCGTCGTAGGCGACCGTTTCCGCACGGATAAATCCGCGTTCAAAGTCCGTATGGATGATGCCCGCACATTCAGGGGCTTTCATTCCTTTTTTAAATGTCCAAGCTCTGACTTCCTGTTCTCCCGCTGTAAAATAAGTAGCAAGTCCGAGGAGGGAGTAGGACGCTTTAATCAGCTGATCGAGACCGGATTCTTCAATGCCGAGTTCTTCAAGGAACATCGCCTTCTCTTCGCCTTCAAGCTCTGCAATTTCGGACTCAATCTTTGCGCAGACGACGATGACTTCCGCATTTTCAGCAGCTGCAAATTCCCGGACCTTCTGAACGTACTCGTTACCTGAAGGATCAGCCACTTCATCTTCGCTGACATTAGCTACATATAAGACAGGTTTTGTCGTCAGCAGATGAAGCTGCTTCAACACCTTTTGCTGCTCTTCGGAGAACTCGACAGAGCGGGCCGGCTTTTCCTGTTCAAACGCCTCTTTTAACTTTGTCAAAATCTCAAATTCAAACACGGCTTCTTTATCTTTTTGCTTGGCCATCTTTCCGACCCGCCCGATCCGCTTTTCCACGGTTTCAAGGTCAGCCAGTATCAGCTCAAGGTTAATCGTCTCGATATCCGAAATCGGATCTACTTTCCCGGACACGTGTGTGATATTGTCATCGGCAAAACAGCGGACAACATGGCAGATCGCATCTACTTGGCGGATGTGGGACAGGAACTTGTTTCCGAGCCCTTCTCCTTTTGATGCTCCTTTTACAATGCCTGCGATATCGGTGAATTCAAATGCGGTAGGAACGGTTTTCTTCGGATTGACGAGTTCTGTCAGCTTTTGCAGACGCTCATCAGGCACCTCTACGATCCCGACGTTTGGATCAATCGTACAAAACGGGTAGTTGGCCGATTCTGCCCCGGCCTGAGTAATTGCATTAAATAAGGTTGATTTCCCAACGTTAGGCAAACCAACAATCCCAGCTGTTAAAGCCATTGTTTCATCTCCTCTATAATGAACATCCGTGTGTAGTCGTAAATGTTAAACCTGCAACAATTATAAGGATGATTACAATAAAAGACAAGCTGACAAAACTTGCTTTTCAATCATACAAACTAGATGAAAATTCATTTTTCATTGAGACAGAAAAAAAGCATAAGGAGGTCCGCCAAGATTAACTTTCGGACTCCTCATGCTTAACTAATATCTTTTTCAGCTTTCTTTGAAACTCTTTGCGCGGGATCATGACGCTGTGTGAACAGCCCTCGCACTTGATCCGGATATCCATTCCCATCCGAATGATCTTCCAGCGGTTTGTCCCGCAGGGATGCGGCTTTTTCATTTCGACCACGTCATTCAGGCCAAATTCTTTATCGGCCAACATCGTTCACCTCTTTGCTTCCTTGTTGTGACCTTATTGTACAAAAAACCACGGTGAAAGGGCAATTCTTCACAATCTTAACTGTATTTATTTCCATTTACTCAAAATCGGATATAGTAAAATATTTACCAATAAATATAAATTCAATAATCCGTAAATTGGATATAAAAAAGCGATTAAATTTGAAAATCCGATTGACGTAAAAGGAGCCATGATCGAGAGAAGCAGGATGACGATCACCCATCTCGGCCAGTTCACAAAGGACAGAAAACGGCTGGACAGACCGAGAATGCTCGAGATCGTCGTCGTATAGATTGCGACGCAAAGTACAGCCGTCATAAAAATAAAAATCGGAAAAGGCGCGCCCTCCAAAACCGCGAATAAAGGAATTTCATAATGGGCCAGTTCACCGGCAAGCTCTACAAGGGTCTCATTGTACATGTATGAAATAGCCCCAAACACCAGGCCGCTTAATATGCTGGCAATCTTTGCTTCTCCGACCCCCTTCATCTCTTTGCCGACCGCAGATAATACAGCGACAACAGATAATATGTTCAGGGAAGTGAATGCGATGCCGGCAGGCCAGTTGTATTGATGAGTCAAGTTGAGCAGCCACGGCTGATGATGAGCTGTTTGAAAAGAAATCAGCGCATACAGCAGCCCCGCCACCAAAATCGGGATTAAGTAGCTATTAACGGACAATATGCCATTGAGCCCCCACAAAAACAACAACCCTGTGCATAAACAAAACAAGATGACGCCAGTCCAAAACGGGATATGAAAGATTTGCAGCGTTACCCCGCCTCCTGCAATCATCACAATCGTCGTCGTAAACAAATACAGGATGATCAGCACATCGTATACTTTAGCCAGCATCGGACCGATTAATGTTTCGAGCACAGGCAGAAAATGCTCTGATTTTTGTTCATAGCTGATCTTCATCACAATATAGGTTGACAGGCTGAACATGATCGTAAACAACAGGATAGCCAGTCCGCTTTCATCACCAAAAAACTGCCATATTTCCTGGCCGGATGCATATCCCGCACCTATTAAGCTTCCTAAAATAAGAAGCATCCACTTCATCCCGGCTCTCCACACGATTTGCTCACCCCAACAATATAGTTTTTAAGCTTGTTTCTCCGCTCATGACACTATATTGCCGGTCCTCTATAAAAATTCATGAAACCCTTTTCGACTTTTCTCTTACAAATGAATAAATTATATTAATATAACAAAATAGAATATCGTATCCTCTCTTAGTAAAGTATTTTTTCCGGCTGACCAAATCGACTCATCCAAAGCATAAAAAAAGAGACAGCTGGATATACTGTAAACAACCATACATACTCAAAAAACACACCAAGGCACTGCTGTTACCATGATGACAAGGATGTGAAGCCTATGAATCGAAAAGGCGGAATTTTTTCTCAAGAACCAATGAATGAATATATTTCTCATACGGATCCGCTAGCTGTTAAACAAATAGAGAAAGTCCTTTCCGTCTATTTAAAGGAAGCCGGAGACCGGCCCATCGTGATCGTTTGCATCGGTACAGACCGCTCGACCGGAGATTCGCTCGGTCCCCTCGTAGGAATGAAACTCTCCGCAAAGCAGCTGACACGTTTTCATGTCTATGGAACGCTTGCCGACCCGGTTCACGCCGTGAACTTAAATGAAAAGCTTGATCATATTCATCAGCAGCATCAAAATCCTTTTATGATCGCGATCGACGCCTGTCTTGGACGAACCAAAAGCGTGGGGTCTTTCCAAATCGGCAAAGGGCCTTTGAAGCCGGGAGCAGGCGTTCAGAAAAGTTTGCCGGAAGTCGGCCACGTGCATATTAACGGAATTGTCAATGTCAGCGGTTTTATGGAGTATTTTGTCCTGCAAAATACAAGGCTCAATCTTGTCATGAGCATGGCAAATGTGCTTGCGGACGGGCTGTCGCATCTGGAAAAGACCGGATCGCAGCGGCGCCATGTGTCACCAATTGAAAGAATGACCGGAAGAATGTCATAAAAAAACCATCTGTACATGATCAGATGGTTTTTAAGCTTATGCGTCTTCTTGAGCCAATAATTCGAGAATACGCTCCAAGTCTTCATTTGAGTAGAATTCGATTTCGATCCTGCCTTTTTTCTTTTGCTTTTTAATGGTCACCGGTGTTCCAAAATAGTTTCGCAAATACGATTCCCGTTCCTTGATCACTGCATCTTTGACTTGTTTCGGCTTCTTTGTTTCACGTGGAACATCAGCGTTCAACTGTTGAATTAACTTTTCCAACTGGCGGACGTTCAACTGTTCGGACACGACCTTTTGAACAAGCGGCTCAAGCTTTTTCTTGTTTTTCAATCCAAGCAATGTTCGGCCATGGCCCATCGATAACGTGCCGTTGTCGATTAACTTTTGAACGTCTTCAGGAAGTGTCAGCAGCCGCAAGTGGTTGGCGATGTGAGGCCTGCTTTTTCCAAGCCTTTTCGCCAGCTGTTCCTGGGTCATATCGAGATGTTTGAGCAAAGATTCATAGGCTTTTGCTTCTTCAAGCGGAGACAGGTCTTCTCGTTGAAGATTTTCCAATAGGGCAATCTCCATCATCAGGGATTCCGACAGCTCGCGCACAATCGCAGGAATGGTTTCCAATCCGGCCTTTTCAGCAGCCCGGAAACGGCGTTCTCCGGCCACAATGTCATAGCCTTTAATTGACTTTCTGACGATGATGGGCTGCAAAACACCGTGCTGCAAAATGGACTCCTTCAAATCTTTTAACGATTGGTCATCAAACGTTTTTCTTGGCTGATAAGGGTTGGGCCGCAAGTCTTGCAGCTTGATTTCCTCAACCGTTTCTTCGGATAAATCAACATTTGAAAACAATGCATTAATCCCTTTTCCGAGACCTTTAGGCATTCGCAGCCACTTCCTTTGCTAATTCTAAATAGACTTCCGCTCCTCTGGAACGGGGATCATATAAAATGATCGGCTTTCCATGACTCGGCGCTTCACTGAGCCGGACATTCCGGGGGATAACCGTTTTGTATACTTTATCGCGGAAGTACTTTTTCACTTCTTCGATGACCTGTATGCCTAAATTCGTTCTTGCATCAAGCATTGTCAGCAATACGCCGTCGATCATCAGATCCGTATTTAAATGTTTTTGCACGAGCCGGACAGAGTTGAGCAGCTGGCTCAGCCCTTCCAGCGCATAATACTCGCACTGGACCGGAATCACGACGGAATCGGAAGCCGTAAGCGCATTGATTGTAAGCAGCCCTAATGACGGCGGGCAGTCAATAATCATGAAATCATAGTTTTGTTTGACCGATTCCAAAGCCCTTTTCAGC
Coding sequences within it:
- a CDS encoding ParB/RepB/Spo0J family partition protein; amino-acid sequence: MPKGLGKGINALFSNVDLSEETVEEIKLQDLRPNPYQPRKTFDDQSLKDLKESILQHGVLQPIIVRKSIKGYDIVAGERRFRAAEKAGLETIPAIVRELSESLMMEIALLENLQREDLSPLEEAKAYESLLKHLDMTQEQLAKRLGKSRPHIANHLRLLTLPEDVQKLIDNGTLSMGHGRTLLGLKNKKKLEPLVQKVVSEQLNVRQLEKLIQQLNADVPRETKKPKQVKDAVIKERESYLRNYFGTPVTIKKQKKKGRIEIEFYSNEDLERILELLAQEDA
- a CDS encoding DUF951 domain-containing protein, producing MADKEFGLNDVVEMKKPHPCGTNRWKIIRMGMDIRIKCEGCSHSVMIPRKEFQRKLKKILVKHEESES
- the ychF gene encoding redox-regulated ATPase YchF, translating into MALTAGIVGLPNVGKSTLFNAITQAGAESANYPFCTIDPNVGIVEVPDERLQKLTELVNPKKTVPTAFEFTDIAGIVKGASKGEGLGNKFLSHIRQVDAICHVVRCFADDNITHVSGKVDPISDIETINLELILADLETVEKRIGRVGKMAKQKDKEAVFEFEILTKLKEAFEQEKPARSVEFSEEQQKVLKQLHLLTTKPVLYVANVSEDEVADPSGNEYVQKVREFAAAENAEVIVVCAKIESEIAELEGEEKAMFLEELGIEESGLDQLIKASYSLLGLATYFTAGEQEVRAWTFKKGMKAPECAGIIHTDFERGFIRAETVAYDDLLEAGSMTAAKEAGKVRLEGKEYIVKDGDVIHFRFNV
- the rpsF gene encoding 30S ribosomal protein S6 produces the protein MRKYEIMYIIRPDVDEESKKAVVERFNNILTTNGAEITETKDWGKRRLAYEINDFRDGFYQILNVQAGAEAVQEFDRLAKISDDIIRHIVVKEEE
- the yyaC gene encoding spore protease YyaC, with translation MNRKGGIFSQEPMNEYISHTDPLAVKQIEKVLSVYLKEAGDRPIVIVCIGTDRSTGDSLGPLVGMKLSAKQLTRFHVYGTLADPVHAVNLNEKLDHIHQQHQNPFMIAIDACLGRTKSVGSFQIGKGPLKPGAGVQKSLPEVGHVHINGIVNVSGFMEYFVLQNTRLNLVMSMANVLADGLSHLEKTGSQRRHVSPIERMTGRMS
- the soj gene encoding sporulation initiation inhibitor protein Soj, whose protein sequence is MGKIIAITNQKGGVGKTTTSVNLGACLAYIGKRVLLVDIDPQGNATSGIGVEKADVDQCVYDILVDDADVKDVIKTTSVENLDVIPATIQLAGAEIELVPTISREVRLKRALESVKQNYDFMIIDCPPSLGLLTINALTASDSVVIPVQCEYYALEGLSQLLNSVRLVQKHLNTDLMIDGVLLTMLDARTNLGIQVIEEVKKYFRDKVYKTVIPRNVRLSEAPSHGKPIILYDPRSRGAEVYLELAKEVAANA
- a CDS encoding YkvI family membrane protein produces the protein MWRAGMKWMLLILGSLIGAGYASGQEIWQFFGDESGLAILLFTIMFSLSTYIVMKISYEQKSEHFLPVLETLIGPMLAKVYDVLIILYLFTTTIVMIAGGGVTLQIFHIPFWTGVILFCLCTGLLFLWGLNGILSVNSYLIPILVAGLLYALISFQTAHHQPWLLNLTHQYNWPAGIAFTSLNILSVVAVLSAVGKEMKGVGEAKIASILSGLVFGAISYMYNETLVELAGELAHYEIPLFAVLEGAPFPIFIFMTAVLCVAIYTTTISSILGLSSRFLSFVNWPRWVIVILLLSIMAPFTSIGFSNLIAFLYPIYGLLNLYLLVNILLYPILSKWK